Proteins encoded within one genomic window of Gallus gallus isolate bGalGal1 chromosome 1, bGalGal1.mat.broiler.GRCg7b, whole genome shotgun sequence:
- the SSBP1 gene encoding single-stranded DNA-binding protein, mitochondrial: protein MWRRPAWQVFCQLVRYESGDTVGSLVLERSMNRVQLLGRVGQDPIMRQVDGKNPVTIFSLATNEMWRTGETEVAQTGDISQKTTWHRISVFRPGLRDVTYQYVKKGSRLYVEGKLDYGEYTDKNNVRRQATTIIADNVIFLSDNIKEKV from the exons atgTGGCGGCGGCCGGCCTGGCAG GTGTTCTGCCAGTTGGTGAGATATGAGTCCGGAGATACAGTTGGCTCCTTGGTACTGGAACGAT CCATGAATCGTGTTCAGTTACTTGGTCGGGTTGGGCAGGACCCTATCATGAGGCAAGTGGATGGAAAAAATCCTGTTACcatattttctcttgcaacCAATGAGATGTGGCGGACAGGGGAAACTGAGGTAGCACAGACAG GTGATATCAGTCAGAAGACAACATGGCACAGGATCTCTGTCTTCAGACCAGGCCTCAGGGATGTTACGTATCAATATGTGAAGAAGGG TTCTCGGCTCTACGTTGAAGGGAAACTAGACTATGGTGAATATACAGATAAAAACAACGTGAGGCGGCAGGCGACAACAATTATTGCAG ataacGTAATTTTTCTGAGTGATAATATCAAAGAAAAGGTATGA